The sequence below is a genomic window from Sebastes fasciatus isolate fSebFas1 chromosome 18, fSebFas1.pri, whole genome shotgun sequence.
ATGATGTTTTAGGTGGGGAAAATAAACCATCAGTATtgttaatgtattgttttattaaagCTATGAACCCATATTTAAGGTGTGCATTGTGTTATACTGTTTATGGCATTGTTACGGGCATGTTAATGCAATGACCACGCCTAGAATACAAATACTGGTATCTGCTTGTATAGCCGTATTTGACAGAAGTTCGACAGCATTAGGGAAATGCACCAACTTCAGATTTATTGTGAAATCAGCCGGCCTTTTCCTCCAGACCTGCATTTCTGTCCAGTTCAGACAAACAAaggtttgtttctgtttttcagaTGATGCATTCATCAACCCTCAACTCGCCAAGATCTTTGAGCGCGTAAGACAGAGTGCTGACTTCATGCCAATCAAGCAAATGACAGTAAgagtcttttctttctttccacgTTTTAACAAGTATAACAATATCAGTTTTACGTCTCAtagtattacattattattatcattcccGCTGTAAATTAACTTTTAATTCCACCCGTGAAAAACTAAAATTGAAAACTGCACAGCGTTCACTAAGTACGTACAATTATTAATGACAATATATTAAGTTGAATATGACGAGTTGTAAAAATATCAACTATTTGTGTCTTGTCTGTAGAAAGCGTTGAACAGTGACCTGGGTCCTAACTGGAGAGACAAGCTGGAATCGTTTGAGGAGCGTCCGTTTGCAGCGGCGTCCATCGGCCAAGTTCACCTGGCGAGGATGAAGGACGGCAGAGAGGTGGCCATGAAAATACAGGTATACACTGtgaacacgtgtgtgtgtgtgtacacagtaCATTCTCATGTTATTAAGACAAACACTGTAACTGGAGAGTGTGTTTCACGCAGAATCTGACCGCTCTGGTCTGTTAACAGACGTTGTTTACAGATCAGATCTGAGTCAGTGTAAAAAGTGTTATAATTAGAAGCATGTAGTTTCTAACTGAGATCTGAGATAGCTATTATTGTTTTGcctttacagtatttacagatTATATGTCTAATTGCCGTCTTAATCGTTTaaaataaatgcttttaaaatGTATGGAGGGTTTGCCAGTAATAACTAAACTTGACAGTATTATTATAATCTCATGATGGATAATAATTACAATCCCTGTGAAAGCTTTAGTTGCATTATACTAGAAAGATGCATAAACAAATAGTGATCAGATTACTGGTAGACATGATAGAGGGGCATGACAgcattttaaagtgaaattatGGATaaagagtagggctgtcaatcgattaaaatattgaatcccatgattgtccatggttaatcacacatttttgtatctgttcaaaatgtaccttaaggagaattgtcaagtatttaatactcttatcaacatgggagtggacaaatatgctgctttatgcaaatatatgtacatatttatttttggaaatcaattaacaacacaaaaccatgacaaatattgtccagaaaccctcacaggtactgcatttagcataaaacatacgCTCAAatcagcccaacaggcaacaacagctgtcagtgtgtcagtgtgctgacttgactatgacttgcccaaaactgcatgtgattatcataaagtgggcatgtctgtaaaggggagactcatgggtatccatagaatccattttcattcacacatctggaggtcggaggttaagggacccctttgaaaatggccatgacagtttttcctcaccaaaacttAGTGCAAGTTGGAGGttattatttaacttccttcgtgacaagctagtatcacatggttggtacctaTGAGACCACAGAAAACTTAATGACATCAAAGATGGTGTGTTGCTTTTTCCTCATTTTGTGATTAAATTAAAGTAAAGGAACTTTTCttcctgtgtttttatttgttccCAGTACCCCGGTGTGGCTCAGAGTATCAACAGTGATGTCAACAACTTGATGACGGTGCTGAGCATGAGCAATGCCCTGCCTGAAGGTACACATTCAAAGAAACTCTTCGTCATGCATGGAAACACAAGCATGCTCACCTTCtaagtcaacacacacacacacacacatgctcagctGCACTGAACTTCACTCTGTGTCCTCACTCTTCATTTCTCCATCTGTAACACTGTAACACCGTACACCACTGTATGTggtgtctttgtctctctttagGTCTGTTTCCAGAGCACCTGATAGACGCAATGAGACGAGAGCTAGCACTGGAGTGCGATTATATTCGAGAAGCCCAGTGTGCAAAGAAATTCCGGTGAGTCttacatattacatattatatattatatgtaagtGGCTTGATATGACCCTAGCAGCACTGCTGCGGTGACTGCAAtgtgctgtctctctctctctcatggagCACATAGCAGTACAGAGACTCATGTTACACTCAGATTACATACACAAAGacctgtttatatctacatgtcTATAGCTTACTAGCTTATTGCATTCCCTCATTAAGTTTTCATCTCTTTTGTTCAAGGTCAGAACAACTAAAACTGCCAGCAAACTATATATAGATTTAATACCCTATATGGACTACCTGCCTACTTAATCTGGATTTATGGCTTTGTATCTCTTCATCTGTCTGACCCAGGGAGCTACTGAAGGACCATCCGTTCTTCTATGTACCAGAGGTGATAGATGAGCTGAGCAGTAACTACGTCCTGACCACGGAGCTCGTCCCCGGGTTTCCCCTCGACCAGGCTGAGACCCTCGCACAGGAGCTGAAGAACGAGGTACGGCTGACCAAACCACACAGATGAAGGGGTCGATAGATAGTTTAGCTGACTAATGTTTTCGCATTGATCTGGGGAGGAACGTGTTAGTTAATGTGTTCAGAGCGGTGGATGTGTTTGTGGGAGGCAGAACTGATCAATAGATGCATAGATGAATGGGTCTCTGGTGGCAGGAAGGGGAACTGCTTCTGCCCCCACCTGTTTCCCTTTTGACCCagatttctgtttgtgtctcagaTCTGTGAGAACATCTTGATGCTGTGCCTCAGAGAGCTGTTTGAGTTCAGGTATATGCAGACTGACCCAAACTGGTCCAACTTCTTCTATGATCCACAGACACACAGGGTGAGTTTTGTCTACAGGCTAAGTGCTGCTGTTAATAGAGTTACTTCTgctataataaatcataataataatatggctTTGGCAGTGAGATTTGAGAGAAATGAAAATTTTAAGCAATTATTGCATTGTGTCTCTCTAGGTGGCGCTGTTGGACTTTGGAGCCACGAGAGGATTCGATCTGAGTTTCACAGATCTCTACATCGAGGTAAGTCAGTCAACCTCGTTCTTACTCTTTTtactttcattcacatatcttgaggtcagaggtcaagggaccccttttgaaaatggcaatgcaagttattcctccccaaaatttagcgcaagtctggagcgttatttatctcCTTCGTGACAAGTATAGCATAGTACGACCTGGTTGGTCATCGGAATCACGgttaatggattccttaggtttttctagtttcatatgatagcaggatcttcactctagctttaaaactgagctcgctacaacctaaaaaattgcaagttgcgttaattttgacagctcAAGTGGAAACAAAACTCACATTTGTACTGTTGTTTAACTTGCAGCGAATCGTTAAAGTTGTGAAAATCGTATTTACATAAGATTCATGTCCAGTCAGAAGTGAAATGCCTCAATTATtcagattgtttttgtttttgcataaGATATGAAACCATGTCTCAGACATGCAGAGAAAGACATTGAAGTGAAGGTGGTAACAGTCATAACCTGTTTGTGATTGTAGGTAATCCGTTCAGCTTCCGAGGGCGACAGAGAGGGAGTTGCGAAGAAATCTATCGATATGAAGTTCCTGACTGGGTACGAGTCCAAGGTAAATATCCGTCTACTATGCAAAGTAAAAAGTGCAAATATGTCAAAATTTGTCTCTGCAGCAGATATTCCTTTTTTGGTTTCTAAACGTGACCCAGGATAGTCATTAGCTGAGGCTAAAtatgaagtgtgtttttctctctctgtatccAGGCAATGATAAACGCCCACGTAGACGCGGTGATGATCCTCGGCGAGGCCTTTGCCTTCAAAGACGGGTTTGAATTTGGCTCCCAGTCCACCACCGAGAGAATCCACAACCTCATCCCCGTGATGCTCAAACACCGGCTCACCCCGCCGCCCGAGGAGACGTACTCACTCCACCGCAAGATGGCCGGCTCGTTCCTTATCTGCGCCCGGCTGAACGCACAGCTGCAGTGCAAGGACATGTTCCAAACAGCATATCGGAAGTACTGGGAAGGCCGCACGCCGCCATCTCACTCAGCCTAAGCCGATCGGGGCGATTTGACGGACAGATCCTGGGGCCAACGGCTAAGTGCCAGTCAACGGTGAGGTCGTGGTGTGAAGACGCACAACTGCTGAGTGGAGGCCATGTTACCTGCCTGAACACcagcttattttttttccattttggacACCCCACTATGATGAGTTTTAGAAAAGGACTTGTACGTATTTACAGCCATCATTTCTTTGTTTGAGAGGGAGCAGCAACATGGTGACTGGAGTGCTTTAAGACCAAACTCTACATCTGGCCCTGAGATGACAGACTGAGGTGGAAGGAAGGAGAGGGACAAACAGCCTTGGATATAGGTGGtgtaaaatgaatgtaaaaCGGTTGGAATTTTATCTCTTTTTCTGATTGTTTTCAAGATGAttattgtattttctttttgttttgcattgCTGTGTTTTGTTGAACTTTTGGAAAACTGTCTAGTTTGCCAGAAATGTCATGGGTGAAAACACGAAACATTGATTGTATTAAGGAAGAGGAACTCTAAATGTAAACACGTAATAATGGGGTTAATACCGTATATGGGCATATGAGTCACAGTGTTGGCCAGGACCAACACGTCTGGGAAGTTGGATATcagcaaaataaatgtagcagtTTTGATAAGAACAAAATTGTTTGTCGAGATGTTGCCGAGCGAGTTCAAGTTGATTTATCCATTTGtagaaaaaaatgtgacaaactgGAATTTGTCAGCATTTTTACACACAAGAAAGGCTGACTTTTAACTCGtgtatgtgttttttctgtATCGTATATCCATCCAAATTTCAGTCGCTGTTTATAGCTTTTTAGGGAGATATGAGGGGCAGAACATTGAATCAAACTATCGGTCTGTTTAAAGTGACCATTAATAGACATTCATGATCGATAAGTCTTTAACAAACCTCGGGTTAAAGCGTGATTTTTACCTGGTTTGTGTCCTGGGATGAAAGTCTAAAGAGCTTCTGCTGTAGATATTTATCCTTTATGTCCAAGCTGCATGTTGTCTTCGATTTAGCTCATGAATTCCAGTTGACTATCAACATGTTGGCATTATGGCTCAGCATTTTAAGTCAGAcactgctttatttttttagtaCCAAAGCATGATTTATCTCTTCAACTTTGTtaaaacattagggctgtcccgaataccatttttgttgggcttcgaagcttcggtgagaaaacacacacacacacatgcacctctacacacaacagcgatatccgtctgagaataacccATAATTATTAATGTTGACTATGAATAATGTtttgggattattccttatttcacgggctatttggggattttatataagggataatgtacagtgagccggtcattgttgtgaaagaaacctcgacagggcgatgccgcacgTTCTCATTGCACTAAAGGGGTTTCTTTAAcaataatgacccgctagctgtacattatcccacttattacacggttACTTACTtaggaaatcaataatttgacacaaaaatggtccgccagagtccaacatcagaattGCGTCTTTAAAGCAACAGTGTGCTATGAAGacataacagaccgtagaacgccttgattgaccaatcagaattgagtattcaacacagccgtgtaataaacttttattacatacttatatatattaaaaaaagcatttgaataGTGATTTGAAGggtcgaataccatggcaacggttgaagcattcgggtcagccctataaAAAATCTATAGAAATGAAACCATACGGATCCATGTTGCTCACTGTACgaagtcagacagagagacttAGCACAGCCCACATCAACCAGGTGCCGAATCATGAATGTTAATGAAC
It includes:
- the LOC141756301 gene encoding atypical kinase COQ8A, mitochondrial-like; this translates as MAGDMRLLMRGLAKLSQAVVETQGNTLRSGSGVPVVGAAVQSVQSVAEQGFSAAMMKIEELTGQQQTSSSESEFDFPQDDSAFAASEFRDEGVDFTVDHTGSSGDATAQHSAAAGSSHVSGKQSLFEGYKDPSKQFSGHTRSFHQDARHFYNHSLNRHLWGQLYCPHQVSQLRSYHQDPSAVGGLTAEDIEKARQGKKSENKSHKQMLSERARERKVPVTRLGRLANFGGLAVGLGIGALAEVAKKTIRISGATGDNKKGILDSSPFLNEANAERIVRTLCKVRGAALKLGQMLSIQDDAFINPQLAKIFERVRQSADFMPIKQMTKALNSDLGPNWRDKLESFEERPFAAASIGQVHLARMKDGREVAMKIQYPGVAQSINSDVNNLMTVLSMSNALPEGLFPEHLIDAMRRELALECDYIREAQCAKKFRELLKDHPFFYVPEVIDELSSNYVLTTELVPGFPLDQAETLAQELKNEICENILMLCLRELFEFRYMQTDPNWSNFFYDPQTHRVALLDFGATRGFDLSFTDLYIEVIRSASEGDREGVAKKSIDMKFLTGYESKAMINAHVDAVMILGEAFAFKDGFEFGSQSTTERIHNLIPVMLKHRLTPPPEETYSLHRKMAGSFLICARLNAQLQCKDMFQTAYRKYWEGRTPPSHSA